The Marinobacter szutsaonensis sequence TACCAGATCTCCGCCCGGCCGAAAGCCCGGACTTCGTGCAACGGACTGTTGCGTTCCTCGTTACGATCAACCGGGAGGAAGCTGTATACCGACAGCCCGGTAACCAAGGCCATCAAACCTACGAAGGCGAAGGCATAGCGCCATTCCACGCTTTGTCCCATCAGGGTTGCCAGGGGATTGCCAATGAGCAGAGCCAGAGTCAAACCAATCATGACCCGACTGACCGCCTTGGCCCGCTGGTTGACGGGTACCAGGGACGCAGCAACAAGTGCAGCCACACCGAAGTAGGCACCGTGGGGCAGGCCGGCGATAAACCGGGAGACCAGAAGCGTGCTGTAATCACCCGCGACCGCACTGGCCAGGTTGCCCAGGGCATAGAATCCCATCAATGCGATCAATAAATGACGCCGGAAAAAGCGCGCGCCGATGATGGCTAGCAAGGGAGCGCCTACCACGACACCCATAGCGTAGGCACTGATGAGATGACCAACCTGAGGCTCGCTCACTCCCAGGTCGCTGGCCACGTTCGGCATGAGCCCCATGAGCGCGAATTCACCGGTGCCAATGGCGAATCCGCCCAGGGCGAGGGCAATCTGGATCAATATAGCCTGTGTCGGCGTGACGGATTGCGCTGCGTTCCTGGCTGACATGGGTTTCCTTTGGAAAGTGGAGGGGAAACCGAGCATTGTCGCGGAGATTGGGGCTGATTTTTATAGGCAATTCCGCGAACTGATAAGTCTGGGTGGAAAGTATCTGAGGGGCGCAACAGTGAATTCGGGATTCTCAAGCGTTCTTGCCAGAAAACGCTCGGTTCGCGAAGACCTCGGACAGAATAGTCTGCTCAACATGACTTCGCTGCCCGGATTTCACGGGTAGTCGGACGATAAGATGGATTTCCCCGGCCGCCGGGACCTGAATGCTGACCTTCGGGTCTACGGACGGCACCTCCAGCCCCCGCGAAATACCAACCTTGTTCATGTATTTCCGGACAGTTTCCAGGTAAGGCTCGCATTGGCGCCTGGCCGATTCGAGAAGTGCTTGCTGGGCTGCAGGCCAGTCGTCCTCCCGCTTGAACGGTACAGTGAAAGCGTGAAAATCCCAGTTGTCGGTGAAACTCTCGTTGATGACAGGTTCTGAAACAAATAGTGAGTTGGGTATTACAACCATGCGGCCCGTACGATGATGGCCCGTCTTGCCAGGGCCGACCTCCATGATCGTTGTGGCCAGGA is a genomic window containing:
- a CDS encoding MFS transporter encodes the protein MSARNAAQSVTPTQAILIQIALALGGFAIGTGEFALMGLMPNVASDLGVSEPQVGHLISAYAMGVVVGAPLLAIIGARFFRRHLLIALMGFYALGNLASAVAGDYSTLLVSRFIAGLPHGAYFGVAALVAASLVPVNQRAKAVSRVMIGLTLALLIGNPLATLMGQSVEWRYAFAFVGLMALVTGLSVYSFLPVDRNEERNSPLHEVRAFGRAEIWYPLAIGAIGFSGMFCVFSYLAPTLLEVTEVSDGWIPVVLFIFGLGGFTGNILGGWIFDRLQFRGVGWLLLWATGTLLLFPLATDNLWLMMGMCFLVALMVGLGPALQTHLMDVARGAQTLAAASHHAAFNVANALGPWLGGLAITAGFGWESTGYVGATTAVAGLMIFFMAWRQLSTAGATSSV
- a CDS encoding mechanosensitive ion channel domain-containing protein encodes the protein MLENLALLPENFSVPGSMFRLLVSTALLVVAIIILRTLTARFIRKNVTSSELRGRLLVNSRNGFLLLGILGLALIWGDQIRALALSIVAIAAAVVIATKELILCMSGSILKGGARSFNLGDRIQVKDFRGDVIDQTLLATTIMEVGPGKTGHHRTGRMVVIPNSLFVSEPVINESFTDNWDFHAFTVPFKREDDWPAAQQALLESARRQCEPYLETVRKYMNKVGISRGLEVPSVDPKVSIQVPAAGEIHLIVRLPVKSGQRSHVEQTILSEVFANRAFSGKNA